A region from the Brassica napus cultivar Da-Ae chromosome C8, Da-Ae, whole genome shotgun sequence genome encodes:
- the LOC106411890 gene encoding reticulon-like protein B22, with amino-acid sequence MGEMGKAIGLLISGTLVYHHCANRNATLLSLFSDVLIVLLSSLAILGLLFRQLNVSVPVDPLEWQISQDTASNIVARLANTVGAAESVLRVAATGHDKRLFLKVVISLYFLAALGRIISGMTIAYAGLCLFCLYMACQNSQSTGNSVLNRTNRETSE; translated from the exons ATGGGGGAAATGGGAAAGGCGATAGGATTACTGATAAGCGGGACGCTAGTGTATCACCATTGCGCTAATCGAAACGCGACTCTTCTCTCCCTCTTCTCCGATGTCCTCATCGTTCTCTTGTCCTCCCTCGCCATTCTCGGTCTTCTCTTTCGTCAACTCAATGTCTC GGTACCTGTGGATCCATTAGAGTGGCAAATATCACAAGACACAGCTAGTAACATCGTTGCACGCTTAGCTAATACTGTTGGTGCTGCTGAATCCGTTTTGCGTGTTGCAGCTACGGGACATGACAAGAGGCTATTTCTTAAG GTCGTGATCTCTCTATATTTCCTGGCAGCTCTGGGACGGATCATATCCGGTATGACCATTGCTTATGCGG GACTATGTTTGTTCTGTCTCTACATGGCTTGTCAGAACTCTCAATCTACCGGAAACTCTGTACTGAATCGAACTAACAGAGAGACTTCAGAATGA
- the LOC106411582 gene encoding protein FAM32A, whose protein sequence is MSAYDNVIGGKLKLKGKALDVKAGGVKKKKKKQKKHEEQALKITEHELIEGENAETLGKLMEEEEEEEGRSEKEDGKVQPDDDDDDLLTPAERRYIEQKQKLDVQKLAKEANKSHRNRIEDFNQYLANMSEHYDIPKVGPG, encoded by the exons ATGTCGGCATACGACAATGTTATTGGTGGGAAGCTAAAGCTAAAAGGGAAGGCCTTAGATGTGAAAGCAGGTggagtaaagaagaagaagaagaaacagaagaaaCACGAAGAACAAGCTCTTAAGATTACTGAACATGAACTCATAGAAG GAGAAAACGCAGAAACATTGGGTAAAttgatggaagaagaagaagaggaggagggtAGGAGTGAAAAGGAGGATGGAAAAGTGCaacctgatgatgatgatgatgatctgttAACGCCAGCAGAAAGAAGGTACATAGAGCAGAAGCAGAAACTGGATGTGCAGAAACTAGCCAAGGAAGCGAACAAGTCTCACCGTAACAGGATTGAGGATTTCAATCAGTATCTGGCTAACATGAGTGAGCACTACGATATCCCTAAAGTCGGACCTGGTTAA